The Ornithinimicrobium faecis genome includes a window with the following:
- a CDS encoding deoxyribonuclease IV — protein MAHPIGAHVSQTDPIAEAVARGADAVQIFLGEPQSYKGPVLEFADGPAALKTAAEAAGVDIYVHAPYPINVASLNNRIRIPGRKLLQQHVTAAAEIGARGVVVHGGHLGVDEDAATGFDNWRKCIDGLDMPVPVLIENTAGGDNAMARRLEALDRLWEAIGRAEGGDTVGFCLDTCHAHAGGIDLTDVVDKVRAITGRIDLVHANDSRDAFDSGADRHANLGAGEISGDAVADVVRAAGAPTVVETPGGADEQGADIAWLRERV, from the coding sequence ATGGCACATCCCATCGGCGCACACGTCAGTCAGACCGATCCCATCGCGGAGGCCGTGGCCCGCGGGGCGGACGCGGTCCAGATCTTCCTCGGCGAACCGCAGAGCTACAAGGGGCCGGTCCTGGAGTTTGCCGACGGCCCCGCGGCACTGAAGACGGCCGCCGAGGCGGCGGGGGTGGACATCTATGTCCACGCCCCCTATCCGATCAACGTCGCCTCGCTCAACAACCGGATCCGCATCCCGGGCCGCAAGCTCCTGCAGCAGCACGTCACCGCTGCTGCGGAGATCGGGGCCAGGGGCGTGGTCGTGCACGGCGGGCACCTCGGGGTCGACGAGGACGCCGCCACGGGCTTCGACAACTGGCGCAAGTGCATCGACGGGCTGGACATGCCGGTCCCGGTGCTCATCGAGAACACCGCCGGGGGAGACAACGCGATGGCCCGTCGGTTGGAGGCGCTCGACCGCCTCTGGGAGGCCATCGGCCGGGCCGAGGGCGGCGACACGGTCGGCTTCTGCCTGGACACCTGCCACGCTCACGCCGGCGGCATCGACCTGACTGACGTGGTGGACAAGGTGCGGGCGATCACCGGGCGCATCGACCTGGTGCACGCCAACGACTCCCGCGACGCCTTCGACTCTGGCGCCGACCGGCACGCCAACCTCGGGGCCGGAGAGATCTCCGGCGACGCGGTGGCCGACGTGGTGCGAGCTGCCGGTGCTCCGACGGTGGTCGAGACGCCCGGTGGCGCAGACGAGCAGGGGGCTGACATCGCCTGGCTGCGCGAGCGCGTCTGA
- a CDS encoding DUF3000 domain-containing protein translates to MVSRIQSRPRKASGGESVRDESTFAEALASVHAAALRPEVLIEEVPAPTRLAPSALALAGEVIPSRNADDEPIATGRFVLLHDPDEPEPWEGAWRVVTYAKAAVEPEVGHDPYVGRVGWSWLTDALEHRGLTWAAEAGAVTCVLSESFGALSDREPTVEMEIRASWTPLDGHQIDDHLQAWGDLLCTIAGLPPLPEGVVALPQRR, encoded by the coding sequence GTGGTGAGCCGCATCCAGTCCCGGCCGCGCAAGGCGTCCGGAGGTGAGAGCGTGCGCGACGAATCGACCTTCGCTGAGGCGTTGGCGTCCGTGCACGCAGCAGCGCTGCGCCCGGAGGTCCTGATCGAGGAGGTCCCGGCCCCCACGCGCCTGGCACCGTCCGCCCTCGCCCTCGCTGGTGAAGTGATCCCCAGTCGCAACGCCGACGACGAGCCGATCGCGACCGGCCGCTTCGTCCTGCTCCACGACCCGGACGAGCCCGAGCCGTGGGAGGGCGCGTGGCGCGTGGTCACGTATGCCAAGGCAGCCGTTGAGCCCGAGGTCGGCCACGACCCGTATGTCGGGCGCGTGGGCTGGTCCTGGCTAACCGACGCGCTGGAGCACCGGGGCCTGACCTGGGCAGCCGAGGCTGGCGCCGTCACGTGCGTGCTGAGCGAGAGCTTCGGGGCGCTCTCCGACCGTGAGCCGACCGTCGAGATGGAGATCCGCGCCTCGTGGACCCCGCTCGATGGCCACCAGATCGATGACCACCTCCAGGCCTGGGGCGACCTGTTGTGCACCATCGCTGGCCTGCCGCCGCTGCCCGAGGGTGTCGTTGCCCTCCCCCAGCGCCGGTAG
- the hemE gene encoding uroporphyrinogen decarboxylase: MTTPETTAQTPNSPSYAEAPAPSDPSQSALVQAARGRAPRHTPVWFMRQAGRSLPEYRELRAGTNMLESCATPELVTEITLQPVRRHNVDAAILFSDIVVPLKAIGVDLDIVAGTGPVVAEPFSTRADLDRLPELAPEHVPYITEAVSSLVAELGPTPLIGFSGAPFTLASYLVEGGPSKTHQRTKAMMHGDPQLWSDLCARLAQIAQTFLQVQIDAGASAVQLFDSWVGALPRADYLRFVEPHSRAVLEGVGDAVPRIHFGVGTGELLADMADAGADVIGVDFRVSLTDAVQRTGGRFAVQGNLDPALLFAPWQVIEARVTQIIEEGRSAPGHIVNLGHGVLPDTDPTVLTRVVDLVHSLG; this comes from the coding sequence GTGACCACCCCTGAGACCACCGCGCAGACCCCCAACAGCCCCTCGTATGCCGAGGCGCCGGCCCCCAGCGACCCGAGCCAGAGCGCTCTGGTGCAGGCGGCCAGGGGCCGGGCGCCTCGGCATACGCCCGTGTGGTTCATGCGGCAGGCGGGCCGCTCCCTGCCGGAGTATCGCGAGTTGCGGGCGGGCACCAACATGCTCGAGTCTTGTGCGACACCGGAATTGGTCACTGAGATCACCCTGCAGCCGGTGCGCCGGCACAACGTGGACGCCGCGATCCTGTTTAGCGACATCGTGGTGCCGTTGAAGGCGATCGGGGTGGACCTAGACATCGTGGCCGGCACGGGACCTGTTGTCGCGGAGCCGTTTTCCACCCGGGCGGACCTGGATCGTCTCCCCGAGCTGGCGCCGGAGCACGTGCCCTACATCACGGAGGCAGTCAGCTCCCTTGTCGCAGAGCTGGGTCCGACGCCCCTGATCGGCTTCAGCGGGGCGCCGTTCACGCTGGCGAGTTATCTCGTCGAGGGCGGCCCGTCGAAGACCCACCAGCGCACCAAGGCCATGATGCATGGCGACCCGCAGCTGTGGAGCGACCTGTGCGCCCGGCTGGCGCAGATCGCCCAGACCTTCCTGCAGGTGCAGATCGACGCGGGGGCCTCGGCGGTGCAGCTGTTCGACTCCTGGGTCGGGGCGCTGCCACGCGCGGACTATCTGCGCTTCGTTGAGCCACACTCCCGGGCTGTTCTCGAGGGAGTGGGCGACGCGGTGCCGCGGATCCACTTCGGGGTCGGCACCGGGGAGCTCCTGGCGGACATGGCCGACGCCGGCGCCGACGTGATCGGGGTGGACTTCCGTGTCTCCCTGACCGACGCCGTCCAGCGCACCGGCGGGAGGTTCGCTGTCCAGGGCAACCTGGATCCAGCGCTGCTGTTTGCCCCCTGGCAGGTCATCGAGGCGCGCGTCACCCAGATCATCGAGGAGGGCCGCAGCGCGCCGGGGCACATCGTCAACCTGGGCCATGGGGTCCTGCCGGACACTGACCCGACCGTGCTCACTCGCGTGGTCGACCTGGTGCACTCACTGGGCTGA
- a CDS encoding YczE/YyaS/YitT family protein produces MTPRQQLRAGRLPRRLIQLFVGLSIFGFSMAMLIRGGLGMIPWDVFHFGVASHVPLSFGMIAILVALAVLLLWIPLREMPGLGTIANAIWVGVAADFGLAVLTTPDSLVLKIALMVGGIVLNGFSTALYIGAQFGPGPRDGLMTGLARRLPISLRLIRTGIEVIVVIIGWVLGGVVGLGTVLFALTIGPLTQFFLPPWIVRVDPPPAREAVRSAQ; encoded by the coding sequence ATGACGCCGCGCCAGCAGTTGCGGGCCGGGCGCCTGCCCAGGCGGCTGATCCAGTTGTTCGTCGGTCTCAGCATCTTCGGCTTCTCCATGGCGATGCTGATCCGCGGCGGGCTGGGAATGATCCCGTGGGATGTCTTCCACTTCGGAGTGGCCAGCCACGTGCCCCTCAGCTTCGGCATGATCGCGATCCTCGTCGCCCTCGCCGTGCTGCTGTTGTGGATCCCGCTGCGCGAGATGCCCGGGCTGGGAACCATTGCCAACGCCATCTGGGTGGGGGTGGCGGCCGACTTCGGCCTGGCCGTGCTCACCACACCGGACTCCTTGGTGCTCAAGATCGCCCTGATGGTCGGGGGCATCGTGCTCAATGGTTTCTCGACGGCGCTCTATATCGGCGCGCAGTTCGGCCCCGGCCCCCGCGACGGTCTGATGACCGGTCTGGCCCGGCGCCTGCCGATCAGCCTGCGCCTGATCCGCACCGGCATCGAGGTCATCGTCGTGATCATCGGCTGGGTGCTCGGCGGCGTGGTCGGGCTCGGCACCGTGTTGTTCGCCCTGACCATCGGCCCGCTGACCCAGTTCTTCCTGCCACCTTGGATCGTGCGCGTCGACCCGCCGCCGGCCCGCGAGGCGGTCCGGTCAGCCCAGTGA
- a CDS encoding DUF4349 domain-containing protein: MTRSTHPRGRLALVAGAAALTLALATGCSSSGSDESADRAPAAADSAMEEPGDAMDDSGGGEDAGAEDGGMGADSEAAPGSAEGEEAQVISADLPEGRMIARDAQLGIAVEDVTKAAAEVRSAAVAAEGWVVSEEVRPDRGPEVFDGHATLVVSVPSARLDATLEKLGPTGRVTSSNISSLDVTQDYRDTTTRIETLEASITRVRALMEDATNIKDVVLLEGELATREAELDVLKAHAKGLEGDVERSNITINLAEADPAEPVQTVEDEPTGFAAGVAGGWDAFLSGVTFLLTAIGALLPFAVVAAILALPVLWWRRRRQHPQAPTPEPADA; the protein is encoded by the coding sequence ATGACTCGCTCCACCCACCCCCGCGGACGGCTGGCCCTGGTCGCCGGCGCCGCCGCTCTGACCCTTGCCCTGGCCACTGGCTGCTCATCCAGTGGTTCGGACGAGTCTGCCGACAGGGCTCCAGCAGCTGCCGACAGCGCGATGGAGGAGCCGGGCGACGCGATGGACGACTCCGGCGGCGGTGAGGACGCAGGTGCCGAGGACGGCGGCATGGGCGCCGACAGTGAGGCTGCCCCCGGGTCAGCCGAGGGCGAGGAGGCACAGGTCATCTCAGCGGACCTCCCGGAAGGTCGGATGATCGCCCGTGACGCCCAGCTGGGCATCGCGGTGGAGGACGTGACGAAGGCAGCTGCCGAGGTCCGCTCCGCAGCAGTTGCCGCCGAGGGCTGGGTGGTCAGCGAAGAGGTCCGACCAGACCGCGGACCGGAGGTCTTCGACGGACACGCCACCCTCGTGGTGTCCGTGCCCAGCGCCCGGCTCGACGCCACGCTGGAGAAGCTCGGCCCCACCGGGCGAGTCACCAGCAGCAACATCAGCAGCCTGGACGTGACCCAGGACTATCGCGACACCACCACCCGCATCGAGACCCTGGAGGCGAGCATCACCAGGGTGCGTGCCCTCATGGAGGACGCCACCAACATCAAGGACGTGGTCCTGCTGGAGGGTGAGCTCGCAACGCGTGAGGCCGAGCTCGATGTGCTCAAGGCACACGCCAAGGGTCTAGAGGGCGACGTCGAGCGATCCAACATCACCATCAACCTGGCCGAGGCCGACCCGGCCGAACCCGTGCAGACCGTGGAGGACGAGCCGACCGGCTTTGCCGCCGGGGTGGCCGGCGGCTGGGATGCGTTCCTGAGCGGGGTGACCTTCCTGCTCACCGCCATCGGTGCGCTGCTGCCGTTCGCGGTCGTGGCCGCGATCCTCGCCCTGCCGGTGCTGTGGTGGCGCCGTCGCCGGCAGCACCCGCAGGCCCCCACCCCCGAGCCCGCAGACGCCTGA
- a CDS encoding HRDC domain-containing protein, which yields MTDTDETTADRGATDAEDSETPSYEQLTAPADGVPPVVGDKQALADVVTALAGGAGPVAVDAERASGYRYGQRAYLVQLRRHEAGTFLIDPIALPDLSAVQDALSDAQWVLHAATQDIPCLAEVGLRPPTLFDTELGARLAGLPKVGLAAVLEHYLGVSLAKEHSAVDWSTRPLPEPWLLYAALDVELLVELRDAVEADLTAQGKQDWAAQEFAAEVEFTARAPREDPWRRTSGMHKVRNRRIAAHVRALWTVRDQIAQQRDVAPGRILPDATLVDLAVRQPEKPASLTSGRSVESGRSRQRRAQQGLQRYQQQWLEAIREAGALTDDELPDLSRRSDAPPPARAWADRDPVAAARLASARTSMSELSEEVKVPVENLLTPETLRRVLWTPPETTDAEAVDAALTEHGARQWQRELVTPLVVEALHASEDATD from the coding sequence ATGACGGACACCGACGAAACAACAGCCGACCGGGGAGCCACCGACGCGGAGGACTCCGAGACCCCCTCCTACGAGCAGCTCACAGCACCAGCCGACGGCGTCCCGCCCGTCGTCGGTGACAAGCAGGCGCTCGCCGACGTGGTGACCGCCCTCGCCGGGGGCGCTGGCCCGGTGGCCGTGGACGCCGAGCGCGCATCGGGCTATCGCTATGGCCAGCGTGCCTATCTCGTGCAGTTGCGTCGTCACGAGGCCGGCACCTTCCTGATCGACCCGATCGCCCTGCCCGACCTGAGCGCCGTGCAGGACGCACTGTCCGACGCGCAGTGGGTGCTGCACGCCGCCACCCAGGACATCCCCTGCCTGGCCGAGGTCGGCCTGCGCCCGCCCACCCTTTTCGACACCGAGCTGGGCGCCAGGCTCGCCGGTCTGCCCAAGGTCGGGCTGGCAGCGGTGCTGGAGCACTATCTCGGGGTCAGCCTGGCCAAGGAACACTCGGCCGTCGACTGGTCCACCCGCCCCCTGCCCGAGCCCTGGCTGCTCTATGCCGCCCTCGACGTCGAGCTGCTGGTGGAGTTGCGTGACGCGGTCGAGGCCGACCTCACCGCCCAGGGCAAGCAGGACTGGGCCGCCCAGGAGTTCGCCGCCGAGGTCGAGTTCACCGCCCGCGCCCCACGTGAGGACCCGTGGCGCCGCACCTCTGGCATGCACAAGGTCCGCAACCGTCGCATCGCCGCCCATGTCCGCGCCCTCTGGACCGTCCGCGACCAGATCGCCCAGCAACGGGACGTGGCTCCCGGCCGGATCCTGCCCGATGCGACCCTCGTCGACCTCGCCGTGCGCCAGCCCGAGAAGCCGGCCTCGCTGACCTCAGGGCGCTCCGTGGAGTCGGGTCGCTCGCGACAGCGCCGGGCTCAGCAGGGTCTGCAGCGTTATCAGCAGCAGTGGCTGGAGGCGATCCGCGAGGCCGGGGCCCTCACCGACGATGAGCTCCCGGACCTGTCCCGCCGCAGCGACGCACCGCCTCCGGCCAGGGCCTGGGCCGACCGCGACCCGGTGGCGGCCGCCCGGTTGGCCAGCGCCCGCACCTCGATGAGCGAGCTCTCCGAGGAGGTCAAGGTCCCGGTGGAGAACCTGCTGACGCCAGAGACACTGCGCAGGGTGCTGTGGACTCCACCGGAGACGACCGATGCAGAGGCCGTGGACGCGGCGCTGACTGAGCACGGCGCTCGCCAGTGGCAGCGCGAGCTGGTCACCCCACTCGTGGTGGAGGCCCTCCACGCGAGCGAGGACGCCACCGACTGA